A genomic stretch from Puntigrus tetrazona isolate hp1 chromosome 6, ASM1883169v1, whole genome shotgun sequence includes:
- the LOC122347029 gene encoding pre-mRNA-splicing factor 18 isoform X3, which yields MTRAEGLQWCALLRRFYLSSRRHPFAAEDPCKCCNAKFLLILDAQSLDKTEEEAPPSASSNPVLELELTEEKLPMTLSRQEVIRRLRERGEPVRLFGESDYDAFQRLRKIEILAPEVNKGLRNDLKAAMDKIDQQYLNEIVGGTEGAEVDTQHDLKVHEENTTIEELEALGASLGTGNDVRDMDVINKVLRFLLGVWAKDLNSREDHVKRSVQGKLASATQKQTESYLEPLFRKLRKKNLPADIKESITDIIKFMLEREYVKANDAYLQMAIGNAPWPIGVTMVGIHARTGREKIFSKHVAHVLNDETQRKYIQGLKRLMTICQKHFPTDPSKCVEYNAL from the exons ATGACACGAGCTGAGGGACTGCAGTGGTGTGCATTATTGCGGCGCTTTTATCTTTCatcccgacggcacccattcgctgcagaggatccatgCAAGTgttgtaatgctaaatttctcctcATCTTGGACGCCCAGAGT CTGGACAAGACGGAGGAAGAGGCGCCTCCTTCCGCATCGTCCAATCCCGTGTTAGAGCTGGAGCTCACGGAGGAGAAGCTGCCGATGACGCTCTCTCGACAGGag GTGATCAGACGTCTGAGGGAACGCGGCGAGCCCGTCCGTCTGTTTGGGGAATCCGATTACGACGCTTTCCAGAGACTCCGAAAGATAGAAATTCTAGCACCGGAAGTAAACAAG ggtcTGAGGAATGATCTAAAGGCTGCCATGGATAAGATCGATCAGCAGTATCTGAATGAGATTGTCGGAGGAACAGAGGGCGCTGAAGTGGACACGCAGCACGATCTCAAAGTGCATGAAGAAAACACCACCATCGAGGAGCTTGAG GCTTTGGGAGCATCTCTCGGCACTGGCAATGACGTTAGAGACATGGACGTCATAAACAAAGTTTTAAgg tTTCTGCTGGGCGTGTGGGCTAAAGATCTGAACAGCCGAGAGGACCACGTGAAGCGTAGCGTCCAGGGCAAACTCGCCAGTGCCACCCAGAAACAGACTGAATCCTATTTGGAACCTCTGTTCAGAAAACTGCGTAAGAAG AATTTGCCAGCGGATATTAAGGAGTCCATCACAGACATCATAAAGTTCATGCTGGAGCGGGAATACGTTAAG GCAAACGATGCTTATCTGCAGATGGCTATAGGAAACGCTCCGTGGCCCATCGGTGTGACCATGGTGGGTATCCACGCTCGTACTGGACGTGAGAAGATCTTCTCCAAACACGTCGCCCATGTGCTCAACGACGAAACCCAGAGGAAATACATTCAG GGGCTGAAAAGATTAATGACGATCTGTCAGAAACATTTCCCGACAGATCCCTCAAAGTGTGTGGAGTATAACGCTCTGTGA